A DNA window from Ignavibacteriales bacterium contains the following coding sequences:
- a CDS encoding polyisoprenoid-binding protein produces the protein MKRNIIFIILLAVSVLGVQAQTTWKLDRAHSKVSFNINHMVISEVSGRFTDFDVVLVHVKDDLTDGKLNATIKVKSINTDNEGRDKHLRSADFFDAEKYPEITFVSKSFEITAKNIYKITGDLTMHGVTKPVVLDTKFNGTMNDSWGNTKAGFKATATVNRKEFGIVYNKTMEAGGLLLGEDVEVAISVELTKEKK, from the coding sequence ATGAAAAGGAATATTATATTCATAATTCTTCTCGCGGTAAGCGTGCTTGGTGTACAGGCACAAACAACGTGGAAGCTCGATCGGGCACATTCAAAAGTTTCGTTTAACATAAACCATATGGTGATATCGGAAGTGTCAGGCAGGTTCACAGATTTTGATGTCGTACTTGTTCACGTAAAAGATGATCTTACTGACGGCAAGTTAAATGCAACTATCAAAGTGAAGAGTATAAACACGGATAACGAAGGTCGCGATAAGCATCTCCGTTCTGCAGATTTCTTTGACGCAGAAAAATATCCCGAGATAACATTCGTAAGCAAATCGTTTGAAATAACCGCAAAGAATATATATAAAATCACAGGCGATCTCACTATGCACGGTGTTACAAAGCCGGTTGTGCTTGATACAAAATTCAACGGCACCATGAACGATTCGTGGGGTAATACGAAGGCGGGATTCAAGGCAACTGCAACTGTAAACCGAAAAGAATTTGGTATTGTTTATAATAAAACCATGGAAGCCGGTGGATTGCTTCTTGGCGAAGACGTTGAAGTTGCAATTAGCGTTGAGTTGACGAAAGAAAAAAAGTAA
- a CDS encoding class I SAM-dependent methyltransferase, protein MKSTKENIVRSFQSAYKNTPAWEIGRPQREIVMLEASGEIHGMVLDVGCGSGENALYLSKNGYDVIGVDVATAAIDRARKKATVRKARGLFLLQDALSLDTLGIKFDTIIDSGLFHVFSDNARLKFVKSIESSLRIGGTYLLLCFSEHEPEGWGPRRVTQEEIINSFREGFKLNYIREARFETNRQEGNVKAWLASMKRI, encoded by the coding sequence ATGAAATCGACAAAAGAAAATATTGTCCGTTCATTTCAATCGGCGTACAAAAATACCCCGGCGTGGGAAATTGGTCGCCCGCAACGTGAGATAGTTATGTTAGAGGCGTCTGGTGAGATCCACGGCATGGTTCTCGATGTCGGATGCGGCAGCGGTGAAAACGCTTTATACTTATCAAAAAATGGATACGATGTAATTGGCGTGGATGTAGCAACTGCCGCAATCGACAGAGCACGAAAGAAAGCAACGGTTCGCAAAGCCAGAGGATTATTCCTTCTTCAAGATGCTTTAAGCTTAGACACTCTGGGAATAAAATTCGATACGATTATTGATTCCGGTCTCTTTCATGTATTTTCAGACAATGCGCGATTAAAATTCGTAAAGAGCATCGAATCGTCATTGCGGATTGGGGGAACATATCTTCTTCTCTGTTTCAGCGAACATGAACCGGAGGGATGGGGTCCGCGTAGAGTAACACAAGAGGAAATAATTAATTCGTTTCGGGAAGGATTTAAATTAAATTACATCAGGGAAGCACGCTTTGAAACAAATCGTCAGGAAGGAAATGTAAAAGCGTGGTTAGCGTCGATGAAGAGGATTTAG
- a CDS encoding class I SAM-dependent methyltransferase, with protein sequence MLAKSEKSIADSLEVNKKLLPHIPFLLQDLWVLGCSENQIIDAVASLNSLSPLKNILDIGCGKGAVLIKLVAKLGFQAVGIDAMTPFLKDAKKKASEHNVSHLCQFINQDIYEYVSNDHDYDLVILAALGGIFGSFKNTIAKLRTQIHTGGFIIIDDGYLKKDNHLDRKGYGHYKNYDNTIQELTYFGDRIINQIDTSEVSKNINREYLDLIKRRGEELTSKHGELKKDIDGYIQLQAEECDVLETDIKGELWVIQKG encoded by the coding sequence ATGTTAGCCAAAAGTGAGAAATCAATCGCCGACTCCCTGGAAGTAAACAAGAAGCTGCTTCCTCACATACCATTTCTTTTGCAGGATCTTTGGGTGTTGGGTTGTTCAGAAAATCAGATAATCGATGCTGTTGCTTCTCTTAATAGCTTATCTCCTTTAAAGAATATACTTGATATTGGTTGCGGTAAGGGAGCAGTTTTGATTAAGCTTGTTGCAAAACTTGGATTTCAAGCGGTCGGAATTGATGCTATGACTCCCTTCCTTAAAGATGCGAAGAAAAAAGCGAGCGAACACAACGTATCGCATTTATGTCAATTTATTAATCAGGATATATATGAATATGTATCGAATGATCACGATTACGATTTAGTTATACTTGCCGCATTGGGTGGGATATTTGGCTCGTTTAAGAATACTATCGCTAAGCTGCGAACTCAAATACACACAGGTGGTTTTATAATAATTGACGATGGTTATCTTAAGAAAGATAATCATCTCGACAGAAAAGGTTATGGACATTACAAAAATTATGATAATACAATTCAGGAGCTAACTTATTTCGGAGACCGGATAATAAATCAAATCGACACATCGGAAGTAAGTAAAAATATAAATCGAGAATATCTTGATTTAATTAAAAGACGGGGCGAAGAACTCACATCAAAACACGGTGAGTTAAAAAAAGATATCGACGGTTACATTCAACTTCAAGCCGAAGAGTGTGATGTTTTAGAAACTGATATCAAGGGTGAGTTGTGGGTGATTCAAAAAGGATGA
- a CDS encoding nitroreductase family protein: protein MDAIIRRRSIRSYTNQPISDEIIYKLLNAAMCAPSAGNERPWHFIVVRDKKQLVKLSQTHRNASMISDAQAAIVVCADLELEIKQGMWVQDCSAATENILIEATDLGLGAVWVGVYPREDRVKYITDFFSLPKHIIPLCIISLGYPAEQVEQTERFDKSRIHIEQW, encoded by the coding sequence ATGGACGCCATAATCCGAAGACGAAGCATACGAAGTTACACCAACCAGCCTATATCGGATGAAATTATTTATAAACTTTTAAATGCCGCAATGTGCGCGCCTTCTGCGGGAAATGAACGGCCGTGGCATTTTATCGTTGTGCGAGATAAAAAGCAGCTTGTAAAATTATCGCAAACACATCGTAACGCATCGATGATCTCAGATGCACAGGCGGCAATAGTTGTTTGCGCTGATCTTGAACTTGAAATCAAACAGGGTATGTGGGTGCAGGATTGTTCCGCCGCTACCGAAAATATTTTAATCGAAGCAACCGACCTTGGACTTGGCGCGGTGTGGGTGGGTGTTTATCCGCGTGAAGACCGGGTGAAATATATAACCGATTTTTTCTCTCTTCCAAAACATATAATTCCTTTATGTATAATTTCGTTAGGTTATCCAGCAGAACAGGTTGAACAAACTGAACGATTCGACAAATCAAGAATTCACATAGAGCAATGGTAG
- a CDS encoding MarR family transcriptional regulator — MKLTKKYGKKADTALQLWVKLARAAATFGKLSSENIRTFGLTEPQFGVIECLGHLGPLKLNELSKKMIVTAGNITCVIDNLQKEHLVERIKNNKDRRVIVVRLTPKGQKLFKSIFTKHAEYISKLASVLNEQEQKQLASLLKRLGLALTEQFPRRNKQKELR, encoded by the coding sequence ATGAAACTTACTAAAAAGTATGGTAAAAAAGCAGATACCGCCTTACAGCTTTGGGTTAAGTTAGCCAGAGCGGCAGCCACATTCGGTAAACTTAGTTCTGAAAATATAAGAACATTCGGACTTACGGAACCGCAGTTCGGTGTGATTGAATGCTTAGGGCACCTGGGTCCGTTAAAACTTAATGAGTTATCTAAAAAGATGATTGTCACAGCCGGAAACATTACGTGCGTGATCGATAATCTTCAGAAAGAACACTTAGTTGAACGAATCAAAAATAACAAAGACCGTCGGGTAATCGTGGTTCGTTTAACACCGAAAGGTCAGAAACTTTTTAAATCTATATTTACAAAACACGCGGAATATATTTCTAAGTTAGCCTCGGTATTGAACGAACAGGAACAAAAACAACTCGCCTCGCTTTTAAAAAGATTGGGTTTAGCTTTGACGGAGCAGTTTCCGCGGAGAAATAAACAGAAAGAATTACGTTAA
- a CDS encoding DNA alkylation repair protein: MTVKQILSRLKFLGDPKNVAGMARYGIVAKDAFGVSAPDLRLIAKEIGYHHELARKLWSTEILDARILAAFIDDPKLVTEKQMEAWVKDFDNWAICDGICIHLFRKTPYAWKKAKEWSKRKEEFVKRAGFTLFATLAVHDKHADDKKFIQLLPIIKRESTDERNGVKKAVNWALRQIGKRNLALNKAAIQTAKEIKKTDSPAARWIASNALRELMSDAVRKRLLNNVSQK, from the coding sequence ATGACCGTAAAGCAAATTCTTTCCCGACTTAAATTCCTCGGCGATCCAAAAAATGTTGCCGGCATGGCGCGTTACGGCATTGTTGCAAAAGATGCTTTTGGTGTTTCTGCGCCAGATCTTCGCCTGATTGCAAAAGAAATTGGATACCATCATGAATTAGCACGGAAGTTATGGTCGACAGAAATTCTTGATGCCAGGATTCTGGCGGCATTCATTGATGATCCAAAGCTTGTTACCGAAAAACAGATGGAAGCATGGGTAAAAGATTTCGACAACTGGGCGATTTGCGATGGGATTTGTATTCATCTTTTTAGGAAAACTCCTTATGCATGGAAGAAAGCGAAAGAATGGAGCAAAAGGAAAGAAGAATTCGTAAAACGTGCCGGCTTCACACTCTTTGCAACCTTAGCGGTTCATGATAAACATGCCGATGATAAGAAGTTTATTCAACTACTTCCGATCATTAAACGTGAATCGACTGATGAACGAAACGGAGTTAAGAAGGCTGTCAACTGGGCGCTACGCCAAATTGGGAAACGAAATCTTGCCCTGAACAAAGCGGCAATTCAAACCGCGAAAGAGATTAAAAAAACCGATTCACCTGCGGCGCGATGGATTGCGAGCAATGCGTTGAGAGAATTAATGAGTGATGCTGTTAGAAAAAGATTACTAAACAATGTTAGCCAAAAGTGA
- the carA gene encoding glutamine-hydrolyzing carbamoyl-phosphate synthase small subunit, translating into MVEAKNIFSNKPQPKQATLVLEDGAEFPGWSFGKLRNTSGEVVFNTGMVGYPETLTDPSYRGQILVMTYPLIGNYGIPSDEKENILLKYFESESIHVRGLVVSEYSEQFSHWNASRSLSEWLTEHDIPGIYGIDTRKLTKKLREKGVMLGKIIVEKDNDPTFNNPNEDDLVSEVSTQSKIRYEKPGKRIAVVDCGVKNSIIQAFLKRNITVIRVPYDHDFLLEDVEGIVISNGPGDPKMCKTTIEHTRRALRSNLPILGICLGCQILALAAGADTYKLKYGHRGQNQPCNESGTKRCYITSQNHGYAVKAETLPQDWREWFINDNDGSNEGIVHISKPFFGAQFHPEASPGPDDTEFIFDMFIRALR; encoded by the coding sequence ATGGTAGAAGCCAAAAATATATTCTCGAATAAACCGCAACCGAAACAAGCGACACTTGTACTTGAAGACGGTGCTGAATTTCCCGGCTGGAGTTTTGGAAAATTAAGAAATACATCCGGTGAAGTTGTTTTTAACACCGGTATGGTTGGGTATCCGGAGACTCTAACCGATCCATCGTATCGCGGACAGATTCTGGTTATGACTTACCCGTTGATCGGAAATTACGGTATCCCATCCGATGAAAAAGAAAATATTTTATTGAAATATTTTGAATCCGAATCGATTCATGTTCGTGGTTTAGTAGTCTCGGAATATTCTGAACAATTTTCTCATTGGAACGCGTCGAGATCACTGTCGGAATGGCTTACCGAACATGACATACCGGGTATTTATGGAATCGATACGCGGAAACTTACAAAGAAACTTCGGGAAAAGGGTGTGATGCTCGGGAAAATTATCGTCGAAAAAGATAACGATCCTACATTTAATAATCCGAATGAGGATGATTTAGTTTCCGAAGTTTCAACTCAGTCTAAAATAAGATATGAGAAACCGGGTAAAAGAATTGCAGTTGTTGATTGCGGCGTGAAGAACAGTATAATTCAGGCATTCCTTAAACGAAATATCACAGTTATCAGGGTGCCTTACGACCACGATTTTCTGTTAGAGGATGTTGAGGGAATTGTAATCTCGAATGGTCCGGGCGACCCAAAGATGTGTAAGACGACAATTGAACACACCCGGCGGGCGCTGCGATCTAACCTTCCGATACTTGGAATTTGTCTTGGCTGTCAGATTCTTGCGCTGGCCGCAGGCGCGGATACATATAAATTGAAATACGGTCACCGCGGACAAAACCAGCCTTGCAATGAATCGGGAACCAAGCGGTGTTACATAACATCACAAAATCATGGTTACGCTGTAAAGGCGGAAACCCTTCCGCAAGATTGGCGCGAATGGTTTATCAACGATAACGATGGATCGAATGAAGGAATTGTTCATATATCGAAACCATTTTTTGGAGCGCAATTTCATCCTGAGGCATCTCCGGGTCCCGACGATACAGAATTTATCTTCGATATGTTTATAAGGGCCCTGAGATGA